In a genomic window of Thiosocius teredinicola:
- the phoB gene encoding phosphate regulon transcriptional regulator PhoB codes for MATTKILIVEDESAVRELLAATLMGAGYEVIEAASGSEAQQAVGDQDPSLILLDWMLPGMSGLEFAKWLKRDERLSEIPVIMLTARDEENYKVQGLDAGVDDYVTKPFSTRELLARIKAVLRRAGSDASELIRVDGRLEMDLVQHRVLADDKPVSVGPTEFKLLHFFLTHQERVYSRNQLLDLVWGRNVYIEERTVDVHIRRLRKALEPYGLENMVQTVRGVGYRFSVRPT; via the coding sequence GTGGCAACGACGAAAATTCTCATCGTTGAAGACGAATCGGCGGTACGCGAGCTTCTCGCCGCGACGCTGATGGGGGCGGGCTACGAGGTGATCGAGGCGGCCAGCGGCAGCGAAGCGCAACAGGCCGTGGGCGACCAGGATCCGTCGCTGATCCTGCTGGATTGGATGCTGCCCGGCATGAGCGGCCTGGAATTCGCCAAGTGGCTAAAACGCGACGAGCGCCTGAGCGAGATCCCGGTGATCATGCTGACCGCGCGCGACGAAGAGAACTACAAGGTGCAGGGTTTGGATGCCGGCGTCGACGACTATGTGACCAAGCCGTTCTCGACCCGCGAGCTGCTGGCCCGCATCAAGGCGGTCCTGCGGCGCGCCGGCAGCGATGCGAGCGAATTGATTCGCGTCGACGGCCGTCTTGAGATGGACCTGGTGCAACACCGCGTGCTGGCCGACGACAAGCCGGTCAGCGTCGGGCCTACCGAGTTCAAACTGCTCCATTTCTTCCTGACACACCAGGAGCGCGTCTACTCGCGCAACCAACTGCTCGACCTGGTGTGGGGGCGCAACGTCTACATCGAAGAGCGGACCGTTGATGTCCATATCCGCCGTCTGCGCAAAGCGCTCGAACCCTACGGTCTTGAGAACATGGTACAGACGGTACGCGGTGTGGGTTACCGCTTCTCCGTGAGGCCGACTTGA
- a CDS encoding S49 family peptidase, with amino-acid sequence MEKDKGSNGDWHRELVENLARDALVERRRARRWGIFFKLLTFAYLIGVLVVLLPNDWSEKGMGVKPHTALVELEGMIAPGQKASADNVVTGLRDAFEDKNTKAVILRINSPGGSPVQSDYMHSEIKRLREKYPDIPLYAVVSDMCASGGYYVASAADKIYVNESSVIGSIGVLMNGFGFVDAMNELGIERRLMTAGEHKGILDPFSPVSEFDREHADKLLKKIHKHFIAAVKEGRGDRLKGDEETLFSGLFWTGDQGIELGLADEVGSAGYVAREVAGAEDIVDFTAKEDALTRLADRFGAAFANAFTRSSGMQGGVQFR; translated from the coding sequence ATGGAAAAGGACAAAGGGTCCAACGGCGACTGGCATCGCGAACTGGTTGAGAATCTCGCGCGCGATGCCCTGGTGGAACGGCGGCGCGCGCGACGCTGGGGCATCTTTTTCAAGCTGCTCACGTTCGCCTATCTGATCGGGGTGCTGGTCGTACTGCTGCCGAATGATTGGTCGGAAAAGGGAATGGGCGTCAAACCGCATACCGCCCTGGTGGAACTCGAAGGGATGATCGCCCCGGGCCAAAAAGCGTCGGCCGACAATGTGGTGACCGGTCTGCGCGACGCGTTCGAGGACAAGAACACCAAGGCCGTGATTCTGCGCATCAATTCGCCCGGCGGTTCGCCGGTGCAGTCGGACTATATGCATTCCGAAATCAAACGCTTGCGCGAGAAATATCCCGACATTCCTCTGTACGCCGTGGTCAGCGACATGTGTGCCTCGGGCGGTTACTACGTGGCTTCGGCAGCGGACAAGATCTACGTGAACGAGTCCAGCGTGATCGGCTCGATCGGGGTGTTGATGAACGGCTTCGGCTTCGTCGATGCGATGAACGAGCTGGGTATCGAGCGTCGCCTGATGACTGCAGGTGAGCACAAAGGCATCCTCGATCCGTTCAGCCCGGTCAGTGAATTTGATCGAGAACATGCCGATAAGTTGCTGAAAAAGATACATAAGCATTTCATTGCGGCGGTTAAGGAAGGACGCGGAGATCGCTTGAAAGGTGACGAGGAAACGCTGTTCAGCGGCCTGTTCTGGACCGGCGATCAGGGTATCGAACTCGGGCTCGCTGACGAGGTCGGCAGCGCCGGTTATGTGGCTCGCGAGGTTGCCGGTGCTGAAGACATCGTCGACTTCACGGCCAAAGAGGATGCCTTGACCCGATTGGCCGACCGCTTTGGTGCAGCCTTTGCCAACGCCTTCACCCGCAGCAGCGGCATGCAGGGAGGGGTTCAATTCCGTTGA
- a CDS encoding HAD-IA family hydrolase — protein MSKQYQLIVFDWDGTLMDSEARIVTCMQRAAHEAGVPVPSNEQARDVIGLGLSEAIARAFPGSDDTMVERLVEGYRRLWLGETVEPAPMFDGARELVERLHATGKLLAVATGKSRRGLDKALQESGLASFFHATRCADETFSKPHPQMLEEILVDLDTPPGEAILVGDTEYDMQMAGNARVDAVGLSHGVHATERLLAHGALQCFDNLHELSDWLHQPVLT, from the coding sequence ATGAGCAAGCAGTATCAGCTGATCGTTTTTGACTGGGACGGAACCTTGATGGATTCCGAGGCGCGTATCGTGACCTGCATGCAGCGCGCGGCGCACGAGGCCGGTGTGCCGGTGCCGAGCAACGAACAGGCGCGGGACGTGATTGGCCTGGGGCTGAGTGAAGCCATCGCCCGCGCGTTTCCGGGATCTGACGACACCATGGTCGAGCGACTGGTCGAAGGTTATCGCCGCCTGTGGTTGGGTGAGACGGTCGAGCCGGCACCGATGTTCGACGGCGCTCGCGAGCTCGTTGAACGCCTGCACGCCACAGGCAAACTCCTCGCCGTGGCCACCGGCAAGAGCCGCCGGGGGCTGGATAAAGCCCTACAGGAAAGCGGCTTAGCGTCGTTTTTCCACGCAACACGTTGCGCCGACGAGACATTCTCGAAACCTCACCCGCAGATGCTTGAAGAGATCCTGGTCGATCTCGATACCCCGCCGGGTGAGGCGATCTTGGTGGGTGATACCGAGTACGACATGCAGATGGCGGGTAACGCACGCGTCGATGCCGTCGGCTTGTCGCATGGGGTCCATGCGACCGAGCGACTGCTGGCGCACGGTGCGCTGCAATGTTTCGACAATCTTCACGAGCTATCGGACTGGCTGCATCAGCCAGTGCTGACTTGA
- the rluC gene encoding 23S rRNA pseudouridine(955/2504/2580) synthase RluC: MAEGGETASRVRLITVDDNHDGQRLDNYLLGQLKGVPRSWVYRVLRRGEVRVNKGRCKPARRLQAGDVVRIPPLRVSEKDAEEAPKGLQHNIEESIIYEDNLILIVNKPGGVAVHGGSGVSHGVIEALRASRPNAPFLELAHRLDRETSGCLMLAKKRSALRSLQELQLAGKIEKRYLALLSGRIRKGRWRADAPLKKNTLKSGERVVRVDPEGKQAISNFEVLQRFEKETLVSVELETGRTHQIRVHAADNGTPILGDPKYGDEEANRVMKEMGLRRLFLHAASLRFDWPEPGNRFQVEAPLPTELQAVLDKLAGSI, encoded by the coding sequence ATGGCTGAAGGCGGCGAAACGGCATCGCGCGTGCGTCTGATTACAGTAGACGACAATCACGACGGCCAGCGTCTCGACAACTACCTTTTAGGTCAGCTCAAGGGCGTGCCGCGCAGCTGGGTTTATCGGGTTTTGCGGCGTGGCGAGGTGCGGGTCAACAAGGGGCGGTGCAAGCCGGCGCGCCGCCTCCAGGCCGGCGATGTCGTGCGCATCCCACCGCTGCGCGTGAGCGAGAAGGACGCCGAAGAGGCGCCAAAGGGATTGCAGCATAATATCGAAGAATCAATTATCTACGAAGATAATCTAATCTTAATTGTTAATAAACCGGGTGGTGTGGCCGTACACGGTGGCAGCGGAGTGTCGCACGGCGTTATCGAGGCATTGCGCGCCTCGCGTCCGAATGCGCCGTTCCTCGAGCTGGCCCATAGACTGGATAGGGAAACATCGGGGTGTTTGATGTTGGCCAAGAAGCGCAGTGCGCTGCGCAGCCTGCAGGAACTTCAACTCGCCGGAAAGATCGAAAAACGCTATCTGGCCTTGTTGTCGGGACGGATTCGCAAAGGCCGGTGGCGCGCCGATGCGCCGCTGAAGAAAAACACCCTGAAGAGCGGAGAGCGGGTGGTTCGGGTCGATCCTGAAGGCAAACAGGCTATCTCTAATTTCGAAGTATTACAGCGATTTGAGAAAGAAACCTTAGTTAGCGTCGAGCTTGAGACCGGGCGCACTCATCAGATCCGGGTGCATGCAGCGGACAACGGAACTCCGATTCTCGGTGACCCGAAATACGGTGATGAAGAGGCCAATCGGGTAATGAAGGAGATGGGTTTGCGCCGCCTGTTCCTGCACGCGGCTTCGTTGCGTTTCGATTGGCCTGAGCCCGGCAACCGGTTTCAGGTGGAGGCGCCGCTGCCGACAGAATTGCAGGCAGTGCTCGACAAATTGGCCGGAAGCATTTGA
- the rne gene encoding ribonuclease E translates to MKRMLINATQPEELRVAIVDGQKLYNLDIESPGREMKKANIYKGRITRVEPSLEAAFVDYGAERHGFLPMKEIARSYFKSEAFDAGKRAINELLKEGQEVIVQVEKEERGNKGAALTTFLSLAGRYLVLMPNNPRAGGVSRRIEGQDRSELREAMSVLEIPEGMGLIVRTAGVGKIAEELQWDLDYLLQLWSAIEQSAAERKAPFLIYQESNVIIRSIRDHLRADIGEIVVDQPGTHEQARQFIEQVMPKYLRKLRLYTDEVPLFSRYQIESQIESAFRRELRLPSGGSIVIDHTEALTSVDINSARATKGSDIEETALNTNLEAADEIARQLRLRDLGGLFVIDFIDMTPSRNQREVENRLKEAMKEDRARVQIGRISRFGLLEMSRQRLRPSLGESAHQVCPRCDGHGFIRSVDSLALSILRIIEEEALKENTGRVNAQLPIEVATFLLNEKRQMIADIEKRHDVSVILIPNRHLETPKYELERIRTQDLHNDDTPSHAQEVEYKPQNTPPAERPQARIEQPAVKQIAPSSPAPQRAEPQPQPTATPVPMPVPAAGNESGFIKRLFSSIFATREGGAEVESPKTAAAASDAVDGEGTTADKEGSGGQRKSSTQRSGNARKSDSRSSRSRRGSRGGQRKPKAEEGEGNKNRETKPPAENKKQGDSKPEDAAAQANKPATGEDNGEGPAKRSSRRGRRGGRRRRSSAEKAAAANGESANNASDAPGNSSGSGSDAGRPEKSAGNRKPDESAAAGPVAAEKPASTGQAAGGDKPSADRPPRASKPAEDGEAKPAKPAGSPAQSEAPSAKPAEKPVSAESAPSSAPAAKPVAPPAAAPAPTPASAPAPAADSTPKPPSIERAVAPKSAAEPAPKASSSGGSGED, encoded by the coding sequence ATGAAGCGTATGCTGATCAACGCAACTCAGCCTGAAGAGTTGCGTGTGGCCATCGTCGACGGCCAAAAGCTGTATAACCTCGACATCGAATCTCCCGGCCGGGAGATGAAAAAAGCCAACATCTACAAAGGACGCATCACCCGCGTCGAACCCAGTCTCGAAGCCGCATTTGTCGACTATGGCGCTGAGCGCCACGGCTTTCTGCCGATGAAAGAGATCGCCCGCAGCTACTTCAAGAGCGAGGCGTTCGATGCCGGCAAGCGCGCCATCAACGAGCTGCTCAAAGAAGGCCAGGAAGTTATCGTCCAGGTCGAGAAGGAAGAGCGCGGCAACAAAGGCGCAGCACTGACCACCTTCCTCTCGCTGGCCGGCCGCTACCTGGTGCTGATGCCCAACAATCCGCGCGCGGGCGGCGTTTCGCGGCGCATCGAAGGCCAGGACCGCTCCGAGCTGCGCGAGGCGATGAGCGTGCTCGAGATCCCCGAAGGTATGGGACTTATCGTGCGCACGGCGGGTGTCGGCAAGATCGCCGAAGAGCTGCAATGGGACCTCGACTACCTGCTGCAACTGTGGAGCGCCATCGAACAGTCGGCCGCCGAGCGTAAGGCACCGTTCCTGATCTATCAGGAAAGCAACGTCATCATCCGCTCGATTCGCGACCACCTGCGCGCCGATATCGGCGAGATCGTGGTCGATCAACCGGGCACGCACGAACAGGCGCGCCAATTCATTGAACAGGTCATGCCCAAGTACCTGCGCAAGCTGCGCCTGTACACCGACGAGGTGCCGCTGTTCTCGCGCTATCAGATAGAATCGCAGATCGAATCGGCGTTCCGCCGCGAACTGCGCCTGCCGTCCGGCGGATCGATTGTGATCGACCACACCGAGGCGCTGACCTCGGTCGATATCAACTCGGCACGCGCAACCAAAGGCTCGGATATCGAAGAAACCGCGCTCAATACCAACCTCGAGGCTGCCGACGAGATCGCCCGCCAGCTGCGCCTGCGCGACCTCGGCGGCCTGTTTGTCATCGACTTCATCGACATGACCCCATCGCGTAACCAGCGTGAGGTCGAGAACCGACTGAAAGAGGCGATGAAAGAAGACCGCGCGCGGGTGCAGATCGGCCGCATCTCGCGCTTCGGCCTGCTCGAAATGTCACGTCAGCGTCTGCGCCCTTCTCTCGGCGAATCGGCGCACCAGGTCTGCCCACGCTGCGATGGCCACGGATTCATCCGCAGCGTCGATTCGCTGGCGCTGTCGATCCTGCGCATCATCGAAGAAGAGGCGCTCAAAGAGAACACCGGTCGGGTGAATGCCCAGCTGCCTATCGAGGTGGCGACCTTCCTGCTCAACGAAAAACGGCAGATGATCGCGGATATCGAGAAACGGCATGATGTCAGCGTCATCCTGATTCCCAACCGCCACCTCGAAACACCCAAATACGAGCTCGAGCGGATTCGCACGCAGGATCTGCACAACGACGACACGCCCAGCCACGCGCAGGAAGTGGAATACAAACCACAGAATACGCCACCTGCCGAACGGCCACAGGCGCGCATCGAACAGCCTGCAGTCAAACAGATTGCGCCCTCTTCGCCGGCGCCGCAGCGCGCCGAACCACAGCCACAGCCGACGGCAACACCGGTACCCATGCCGGTACCGGCAGCGGGCAATGAAAGCGGGTTCATCAAACGCCTGTTCAGCAGCATCTTTGCAACGCGCGAAGGTGGAGCTGAAGTCGAATCGCCCAAGACTGCGGCCGCAGCCAGCGACGCTGTCGATGGCGAAGGCACCACTGCAGACAAGGAGGGTAGTGGCGGACAGCGCAAGAGCAGCACCCAGCGTAGCGGCAATGCACGCAAGAGCGATTCACGCTCCAGCCGTAGCCGTCGCGGCAGTCGCGGCGGCCAGCGCAAGCCCAAAGCGGAAGAAGGCGAAGGCAACAAGAACCGCGAGACCAAGCCGCCCGCGGAAAACAAGAAACAAGGCGACAGCAAGCCGGAAGATGCGGCTGCACAGGCAAATAAACCGGCTACCGGCGAAGACAACGGTGAAGGCCCAGCCAAGCGCAGCTCGCGGCGTGGTCGTCGCGGCGGCCGGCGGCGGCGCAGCAGTGCCGAGAAAGCCGCTGCGGCTAACGGCGAGTCGGCAAACAACGCCTCAGATGCCCCTGGCAATTCAAGCGGTTCGGGCAGCGACGCTGGCCGGCCGGAAAAATCGGCTGGCAACAGAAAGCCCGATGAATCCGCCGCTGCCGGTCCGGTAGCCGCTGAGAAACCGGCGAGCACAGGTCAAGCGGCCGGCGGCGACAAACCGAGCGCTGATCGTCCGCCACGCGCGAGCAAGCCGGCCGAAGATGGCGAGGCGAAGCCCGCAAAACCCGCGGGCTCCCCTGCGCAGTCGGAAGCACCTTCGGCCAAACCTGCGGAGAAACCGGTCAGTGCCGAGTCGGCGCCGTCGTCAGCACCTGCAGCGAAACCGGTAGCACCACCAGCCGCCGCACCTGCGCCTACGCCAGCATCGGCGCCGGCGCCGGCGGCCGACAGTACCCCTAAACCACCGTCGATTGAACGCGCAGTTGCGCCGAAATCAGCGGCCGAACCGGCGCCGAAGGCTTCCAGCTCCGGCGGGTCGGGCGAGGACTGA
- a CDS encoding low molecular weight protein-tyrosine-phosphatase, which produces MKDAVTVLFVCMGNICRSPTAHGVFRALVEKEGLAEVIKIDSAGTHAYHVGSPPDKRAQATALQRGVDLSDLVARRVEEQDFASFDYVVAMDQDNYMALSAICPDEHVDKIQMFMDFAPQMRTREVPDPYYGGASGFERVFDLVDAAALGLLDEIRRSHLS; this is translated from the coding sequence ATGAAAGATGCAGTCACGGTACTATTCGTGTGCATGGGCAACATTTGCCGTTCACCCACAGCGCACGGCGTGTTTCGCGCGCTGGTCGAGAAAGAGGGGTTGGCAGAGGTTATCAAGATCGATTCGGCCGGCACCCATGCCTACCATGTCGGCAGCCCACCCGATAAGCGTGCACAGGCCACGGCGTTGCAGCGCGGCGTCGATCTGTCGGACCTGGTGGCGCGCCGGGTCGAAGAGCAAGACTTTGCCAGTTTCGACTACGTGGTGGCGATGGATCAGGACAACTACATGGCGTTGAGCGCCATCTGTCCCGACGAGCACGTCGACAAGATCCAGATGTTTATGGACTTTGCGCCGCAGATGCGTACGCGCGAGGTGCCCGATCCGTACTACGGTGGTGCGTCTGGATTCGAACGTGTCTTCGATCTGGTGGATGCCGCGGCGTTGGGTCTACTCGACGAGATTCGCCGCAGTCATCTTTCATGA
- the kdsB gene encoding 3-deoxy-manno-octulosonate cytidylyltransferase: MASFSVVIPARYASQRLPGKPLVDIAGKPMIQHVYERALESGAEDVVIATDDQRIEQAAAAFGGNVCMTSAEHSSGTDRIAEVVSLKGWPDDTIVVNLQGDEPLMPPSLLAQVADSLIDHPDADMATLAVALSETHQLFDTNTVKVVGDGRGYALYFSRATIPWKRDQFDMSKEPKGEWMEGIYRHLGIYAYRAGFLSGYASLPVSPIERMESLEQLRVLWNGGRIALDVAQEAPPAGVDTAEDLKRVIAALTSS, translated from the coding sequence ATGGCGTCATTCAGCGTTGTGATCCCGGCGCGTTACGCATCGCAGCGCCTGCCGGGCAAACCCCTGGTCGATATCGCCGGCAAACCGATGATTCAGCACGTTTACGAGCGTGCACTGGAGAGCGGCGCCGAAGATGTCGTGATTGCCACCGACGATCAGCGTATCGAGCAGGCGGCCGCGGCGTTTGGCGGCAATGTCTGCATGACGTCGGCCGAACACAGCAGCGGTACCGACCGCATCGCCGAGGTCGTCAGCCTCAAAGGCTGGCCGGACGATACGATTGTGGTCAACCTGCAGGGTGACGAACCCTTGATGCCGCCGTCGCTGTTGGCCCAGGTTGCCGACAGTCTGATCGATCATCCGGACGCGGACATGGCGACACTCGCCGTGGCATTGAGCGAGACGCACCAACTGTTCGATACCAACACCGTCAAGGTGGTCGGCGACGGTCGCGGCTATGCCTTGTACTTCAGCCGGGCCACGATCCCTTGGAAGCGCGACCAGTTCGATATGTCCAAAGAGCCGAAGGGCGAATGGATGGAAGGCATCTACCGTCACCTTGGCATCTATGCCTACCGCGCGGGCTTTCTGAGCGGCTACGCCAGTCTGCCGGTATCGCCGATCGAACGCATGGAATCACTCGAGCAGCTACGCGTCTTGTGGAATGGTGGACGCATCGCCCTCGATGTCGCGCAAGAGGCGCCGCCGGCCGGTGTCGATACGGCCGAAGACCTCAAGCGGGTCATTGCGGCGCTTACTTCATCTTAA
- a CDS encoding Trm112 family protein: protein MDKKLLDILACPNCKGKLIYRPKVGELVCKQDRLIFHIRDGIPVMLLEEATEIPADVEIED from the coding sequence ATGGACAAAAAATTGCTCGACATCCTGGCTTGCCCGAACTGTAAGGGTAAGTTGATCTACCGTCCGAAGGTCGGCGAACTCGTGTGTAAACAGGACCGCCTGATCTTCCACATCCGTGACGGCATTCCGGTGATGCTGCTCGAAGAGGCCACCGAGATCCCGGCCGACGTCGAGATCGAAGACTGA
- the lpxK gene encoding tetraacyldisaccharide 4'-kinase, with product MTLLERSWYSSNVLTLLLLPLSWLFGLVAALRRLVYRSGLLRRQRFDVPVIVVGNITVGGTGKTPLVIWLAEHLQSLGWHPGIVSRGYGGKAASWPQQVRPDSDPNSVGDEAVMLAARTGCPMCVGPDRPEAIRALLRHRTVDIVISDDGLQHYAMGRDLEIVVLDGERRLGNGFLLPAGPLREPASRLKSVDLVVVNGGDAEHELAMSIRRPKLVSLHDDQTLVLDGLRGRRVHAVAGIGNPQRFFGLLGDAGIEVEPHVFADHHPFRAEDLRFAEELPILMTEKDAVKCRRLPCRDAWVVQIDAQPDEEFVRRLNNALKDITDGQKIARHPGLPEL from the coding sequence GTGACACTGCTCGAGCGCTCCTGGTATTCATCCAACGTTCTGACGTTGCTGCTGTTGCCACTGTCGTGGCTGTTCGGCCTGGTGGCGGCCCTACGAAGACTGGTGTATCGCAGTGGGCTGCTGCGGCGGCAGCGTTTCGACGTGCCGGTTATCGTCGTCGGCAATATCACGGTCGGCGGCACCGGCAAGACCCCGCTGGTGATCTGGTTGGCCGAGCACCTGCAATCGCTCGGCTGGCATCCCGGTATCGTGTCGCGCGGCTACGGCGGCAAGGCGGCCTCCTGGCCGCAGCAGGTGCGGCCGGACAGCGACCCGAACAGTGTCGGCGACGAGGCAGTGATGCTGGCGGCGCGTACCGGCTGCCCCATGTGTGTCGGCCCCGATCGGCCGGAGGCGATTCGCGCGCTGTTGCGCCACCGCACCGTCGACATCGTGATCAGTGACGACGGTCTGCAGCACTATGCGATGGGCCGCGACCTCGAGATCGTGGTGCTCGATGGAGAACGACGCCTAGGCAATGGTTTTCTGCTTCCGGCAGGCCCGTTGCGCGAACCGGCGTCGCGCCTCAAGTCCGTCGATCTCGTCGTCGTCAACGGCGGTGATGCCGAACACGAACTTGCCATGTCGATTCGGCGGCCGAAACTCGTTTCGCTGCATGACGACCAGACGCTCGTATTGGACGGTTTGCGCGGCAGGCGGGTGCACGCGGTGGCCGGCATCGGCAATCCGCAGCGGTTCTTTGGTTTGCTCGGTGATGCGGGAATCGAGGTCGAACCGCACGTGTTTGCCGATCACCATCCTTTTCGCGCGGAAGATTTGCGCTTCGCCGAGGAACTGCCCATTCTGATGACCGAGAAAGATGCCGTAAAATGTCGGCGTCTGCCGTGCCGTGACGCCTGGGTCGTACAGATTGATGCGCAGCCAGATGAAGAATTCGTCCGCCGACTGAACAACGCTTTGAAGGACATCACCGATGGACAAAAAATTGCTCGACATCCTGGCTTGCCCGAACTGTAA
- a CDS encoding ExbD/TolR family protein, with protein sequence MNLRPRRAEPPRVDITPLIDVVFLMLIFFMVSTTFDKQTQLKVDLPSASPNESVEKPADKIEITIDSKGQFYVNERELVKHDADTLRRELQKVSDDRTDLPIIVSGDKNAPMQAAMTLLDVAGQLGMSHLSFVARQRQGDEDGGE encoded by the coding sequence ATGAATCTGCGTCCGCGCCGAGCCGAGCCCCCCCGCGTCGACATCACGCCGTTGATCGACGTCGTCTTTCTGATGCTGATCTTCTTCATGGTGTCGACCACGTTCGACAAGCAGACTCAACTCAAGGTCGACCTGCCATCGGCGTCGCCGAACGAGTCTGTCGAGAAGCCGGCCGACAAGATCGAGATCACCATCGATTCCAAAGGTCAGTTCTACGTCAACGAACGCGAACTCGTAAAACACGATGCCGACACCCTGCGCCGTGAGTTGCAGAAGGTCTCCGACGACCGGACTGACCTGCCGATCATCGTGTCCGGCGACAAGAATGCGCCGATGCAGGCGGCCATGACGCTGCTCGATGTCGCCGGCCAGCTCGGCATGAGCCATCTGAGTTTCGTCGCCCGGCAGCGCCAGGGTGACGAGGACGGCGGTGAATGA
- a CDS encoding MotA/TolQ/ExbB proton channel family protein, which produces MLELVKAGGWLMFPIIACSVIAMAIVVERLWAYRKNKVLPTNLVAQIWQLHQNKQLTSAHIATVRNSSSLGRVLAAGLMNRAHPREVMKEAIEEEGRQVVHELERYLNTLGTIANISPLLGLLGTVVGMIKVFAEISARGVGDPNLLSGGISQALITTAAGLSVAIPAVIFHRYLSGRVDKIVVRMEEQALKLVEVMHGDREK; this is translated from the coding sequence GTGCTTGAACTCGTGAAGGCCGGTGGATGGCTGATGTTCCCCATCATTGCGTGTTCCGTGATCGCCATGGCGATCGTCGTCGAACGCTTGTGGGCCTATCGCAAAAACAAGGTGTTGCCGACCAACCTGGTTGCGCAGATCTGGCAACTCCATCAGAACAAGCAGCTGACTTCGGCGCACATCGCCACGGTGCGCAACAGCTCGTCGCTGGGGCGCGTGCTCGCCGCCGGGTTGATGAACCGCGCCCATCCGCGCGAGGTCATGAAAGAGGCGATCGAGGAAGAAGGGCGCCAGGTGGTGCATGAGTTGGAGCGCTACCTCAATACGCTTGGTACGATCGCCAATATCTCACCCCTGCTGGGTCTGCTGGGCACGGTGGTCGGCATGATCAAGGTGTTTGCCGAGATATCGGCGCGCGGCGTGGGTGATCCCAACCTGTTGTCCGGCGGTATATCGCAGGCACTGATCACGACCGCGGCCGGCCTGAGCGTGGCGATTCCGGCAGTCATCTTCCATCGTTACCTGAGCGGTCGGGTCGATAAGATCGTGGTTCGTATGGAAGAACAGGCGCTGAAACTGGTCGAAGTTATGCACGGTGACCGGGAGAAATAA